ACCAGATCAAGGGCAGCGCGATGCTTATCAGCAGGAGCACGATGACGACGCTGAGATGGACCCTGAGCGGCCGCGCCCATCTTGATGCGAATGCGTCACCTGGCATGTCGCGACCCCGGGGCGAGACGAGAGGAGGGCCGCCCATTGGAGCGAGGCAATCTCGGAAAAACGCCGCAGGCGCACAGCACGCCGGCTTGCGGCTTGCGGTCGCTGGCGGCCCTCTCCATCAGCGGCTCGAGACCATGGACACTACTCACCGATCCCTCGGCGGGGCTGATGGCTGGCCAATCACCCCGACTGCGATTGCGCGTGCAAGCTGAGGCCGCCGCGGATCAGGGCGCTGACGTCGTCCGCAAGCCCTTGAGCCACCGCAACTTCGCGGGAAGTTGTACCGAACCAACCGGCGTCGAACAAGCGCTGCGGGAGCCGATCACCGGCAGGCTCATCGGGGAGCCGTTCGGGCAACGCATGCGCCCTCATGCGCTCTTCAGCGGTGGCGGTCAGACGGCGACGGAATGCGCTTTCTTCGTCGTGCGCCGGTAGGCGTCGAAGCGGGCGGCGACCGAGCGGGCGAACATCCTGCTGTCCGGCGGAATGACGAAGCGGTCGCCGTTGCGGACGAGCATGTCCGGCGCGGCGCGGGCCAGGCTGTCGGCTTCGCGACAGACATCTTCGGCATCCTTGCCGAAACCCTGCGTGATCGATTGCGTCGAAAAGGCGAAGTCGCACATCAGGCGCTCGATCACCCAACTGCGCACGCGATCCTCCGGCGTGAACGCGATGCCCTTGGCGATCGGCAACTGGCCGGCAACCACATCGCGCTGGTAGGCGGGCATCGGCACATGGTTCTGCGCGTAGCCTTCGCGGAAACGGCTGACGGAGGAGGGGCCCAGTCCGATCAGCGTCTCCAGGCTGTCGTCGGTGTAGCCCTGGAAATTGCGGTGCAGGCGGCCGGTCCGCGCCGCCTGCGCGAGAGAGTCGCCGGGCTTGGCGAAGTGGTCGATGCCCACCGCCTCATAGCCGCCCTCGACGAGTATGCGGGCGGCGAGCTGCGACTGTGCGAGGCGTTGCCTGCCGTCCGGAAGCCAGGCGTCGTCGATCATGGTCTGGTGCTTCTTGAACCACGGCACATGCGCGTAGCCGAACAGCGCGATCCGATCGGGCGCCAGCGTCAGCGCCTGGCGGACGGTCGCGCCCACGCTGTCCTCTGTCTGGTGGGGCAGGCCGTAGAGAAGATCGAAGTTGATGGCGTCGATGCCGCGCCCGCGGAGACCTTGCACGACGTCCCGCGTCAGCTCGAAGCTCTGCTCGCGGTTGATCGCCTTCTGCACTTTCGGATTGAAGTCCTGGATGCCGAGGCTGGCGCGCGTGACGCCGATGGCTGCCCAGGCGTCCAGCTTTTCCGCGGTCATGTCGTTGGGGTCGATCTCGACGCTGATCGCCGCGTCGCCCGCCATGTCGAGATGCGCCCGCAGCGTATCGGCCAGCATGTGCAGATCGTCCGGGCGCAACATCGTCGGCGAGCCGCCGCCGAAATGCAGCGCCTTGATCCTCCCTCGGCCGGCCAGCTTTGCGCCAAGCGCGACGATCTCGGTGCGGAGCAGCGTTAGGAACGCGGTGACGGGTTCGTAGCGATGCGTCTGCTTGGTGTGGCAGGCGCAGAACCAGCACAACTTGTCGCAGAAGGGGACGTGCATGTAGAGCGACAGGGCGTCGTCGGCGGGTATCGCGTCGAGCCAACCGTCGACCGTCCGGGAGGTCACGGCGGCGTGAAAATGAGGCGCAGTGGGGTAGCTGGTATAGCGGGGAACGGTTTCGCCGAGCCGGGCATCCAGGTCATCGGGGTCGCGCTGCATCTGAGGGCTCCTTGTCCGCCCTCACGTGCGCCACGGGTCCGCGCTTCGCCTTGATGTGGATCAAGGAATGCATGGCAGGGACAAACTGGCGCGGGGCAATCGCTGCACTTAACTGCTAGAGGGAAAGTTGAAATCCGGTGCGGCAGTCGAGAATCTTGCGTAAAGACATCCATTCGGACGGTATCC
This portion of the Mesorhizobium shangrilense genome encodes:
- the hemN gene encoding oxygen-independent coproporphyrinogen III oxidase, whose protein sequence is MQRDPDDLDARLGETVPRYTSYPTAPHFHAAVTSRTVDGWLDAIPADDALSLYMHVPFCDKLCWFCACHTKQTHRYEPVTAFLTLLRTEIVALGAKLAGRGRIKALHFGGGSPTMLRPDDLHMLADTLRAHLDMAGDAAISVEIDPNDMTAEKLDAWAAIGVTRASLGIQDFNPKVQKAINREQSFELTRDVVQGLRGRGIDAINFDLLYGLPHQTEDSVGATVRQALTLAPDRIALFGYAHVPWFKKHQTMIDDAWLPDGRQRLAQSQLAARILVEGGYEAVGIDHFAKPGDSLAQAARTGRLHRNFQGYTDDSLETLIGLGPSSVSRFREGYAQNHVPMPAYQRDVVAGQLPIAKGIAFTPEDRVRSWVIERLMCDFAFSTQSITQGFGKDAEDVCREADSLARAAPDMLVRNGDRFVIPPDSRMFARSVAARFDAYRRTTKKAHSVAV